One window from the genome of Nostoc edaphicum CCNP1411 encodes:
- a CDS encoding polymorphic toxin type 24 domain-containing protein, producing the protein MSESDTTFETDTSGNVKAEAPTNIDGSNPPKGSPDGTGGWDFSWEGGSGGSGSSGSDGNNPIEVDPSEKAPSTGNSPTKEGEPLTGEAGDDLNGSGGSGQGGSKGPRVDEGGSGPQSGTPGRTKRTYKNIGELRDEVEKERKNIKEIAGNLTKKCKEQQDALQGEINRAGAKHNKLAQGVFDKLPPIPGPGVGSGTGSGTGSGTGGGTGTDPRTPPNAPLGPRVKRSYAHFQFTKANAPPESKPLIDVAEKTLEKADQLCEAGDLENGKKALDTVDALTGAALDPKQQPSPPDPGADSNTQQRSKAQNTSLELCQAANKLDDAGFSNLAGSLRVTAGDLLNFGLGLARSNKLVDLPFNFVEAFTGETIEFDDSGNIKVRKITDLERVFAVVGIVLVVGAALYGGIAPIVGAGIAGAVKEILDKAKPVKGNLPKKANPGEVLVKQNPQTGKVTNYAVYDDKGLIEKRIDLEGKAHGGIPTPHVTDYEININPRTGETFRNPQKPVRPARPDEIP; encoded by the coding sequence ATGAGTGAGAGTGATACTACATTCGAAACAGATACTAGTGGGAATGTTAAAGCTGAAGCTCCTACTAATATAGATGGCTCGAATCCACCTAAAGGGTCCCCTGATGGTACGGGTGGGTGGGACTTCAGCTGGGAAGGAGGATCTGGAGGCAGTGGATCTTCTGGCTCAGATGGCAACAATCCAATAGAGGTTGATCCGTCTGAGAAAGCTCCATCAACTGGTAATAGTCCAACTAAAGAAGGTGAACCGTTAACTGGGGAAGCTGGTGATGATTTAAATGGTTCTGGAGGTTCTGGCCAAGGTGGCTCTAAAGGACCTAGAGTTGATGAAGGTGGTTCAGGGCCACAATCTGGCACGCCTGGACGAACCAAAAGGACTTACAAAAATATTGGTGAACTGAGGGATGAAGTTGAGAAAGAGCGTAAAAACATTAAGGAGATTGCGGGAAACTTAACTAAAAAATGTAAGGAACAACAAGATGCTCTTCAAGGCGAAATAAACCGAGCAGGAGCGAAGCATAACAAATTAGCTCAAGGGGTTTTTGATAAACTTCCACCTATTCCTGGACCAGGTGTGGGATCAGGAACGGGATCAGGAACGGGATCAGGGACGGGAGGAGGAACAGGAACAGATCCAAGAACCCCTCCAAACGCACCTTTAGGTCCAAGAGTTAAGCGTAGTTATGCTCACTTTCAATTTACTAAAGCAAACGCGCCACCAGAAAGCAAACCCTTGATCGACGTTGCAGAAAAAACTCTGGAAAAGGCTGATCAACTTTGCGAAGCTGGAGACCTTGAAAACGGTAAGAAAGCTCTAGACACAGTTGATGCATTAACCGGAGCAGCCCTCGATCCTAAACAACAACCTAGCCCACCAGATCCAGGTGCTGATTCAAATACACAGCAACGCTCAAAGGCTCAAAATACATCATTAGAGCTATGCCAAGCAGCAAATAAACTTGACGATGCAGGTTTCTCAAACCTTGCAGGCTCACTAAGAGTCACGGCTGGAGACCTCCTGAATTTTGGTCTTGGGCTAGCACGATCCAATAAGCTAGTTGATCTACCATTTAATTTTGTCGAAGCTTTTACTGGAGAAACTATTGAGTTTGATGATTCTGGCAATATTAAAGTACGCAAGATAACTGACCTTGAAAGAGTTTTTGCAGTAGTTGGTATTGTTCTTGTAGTAGGAGCAGCGCTCTATGGTGGAATAGCTCCTATAGTAGGAGCCGGGATTGCTGGTGCTGTAAAAGAAATTCTTGATAAGGCAAAACCAGTTAAAGGTAACTTGCCCAAAAAAGCGAATCCAGGAGAGGTTTTGGTTAAGCAAAACCCCCAAACAGGTAAAGTGACAAACTATGCAGTTTATGATGACAAAGGTTTAATCGAGAAGCGAATAGATTTAGAGGGAAAGGCTCATGGCGGAATACCTACACCTCATGTAACAGATTATGAGATTAATATTAACCCGAGAACTGGCGAAACTTTTAGGAATCCCCAAAAACCTGTTCGACCTGCTCGTCCAGATGAAATACCTTAA
- a CDS encoding DUF1304 domain-containing protein, with protein sequence MPTLAKISVVIVAAVHIAISVVEMFFWNNSFVYQRLDFTPEMASIVTPIVQNAGLYNGFIAAGLIWGAFTKDNVLLLRVFFLVCVVIAGIFGALTLKWTTLVLQTLPAFAALTLVWLSHSQFKLQD encoded by the coding sequence GTGCCAACTTTAGCTAAGATTTCTGTTGTAATTGTCGCGGCTGTGCATATTGCTATTTCAGTAGTAGAAATGTTTTTCTGGAATAACTCATTTGTCTATCAAAGGCTTGATTTTACCCCTGAAATGGCCAGTATAGTTACTCCAATTGTGCAAAATGCAGGTCTTTATAATGGCTTTATTGCTGCTGGCTTAATTTGGGGAGCTTTTACCAAAGACAATGTACTGCTGCTGCGAGTTTTTTTCTTAGTGTGTGTCGTAATTGCAGGCATATTTGGTGCATTGACTTTAAAGTGGACAACTCTTGTACTTCAAACACTTCCCGCATTTGCAGCGTTGACTCTTGTCTGGTTAAGCCACTCTCAGTTTAAATTGCAAGATTGA